A stretch of uncultured Methanobrevibacter sp. DNA encodes these proteins:
- a CDS encoding HD domain-containing protein, translating into MTEKKKFIRDSVYGDISLNKFEERIMDMPQFQRLRRIKQLGLISLIYPGATHTRFEHSVGTMNLGSKLATELDLSNDEVELIRASALLHDIGHGPFSHVSEGVLSVPHEELTKYVVTKTSMRDLLEEKFDVNKIVDIVNGKGYLGPIVSGELDVDRMDYLLRDSHNTGVAYGVIDYERIISNLTLEDGLILDIKGVQAAEGALVSRYFMYPSVYQHHTTRIVNSMFRRALKTVIDEGIINENDIYKYDDAEIIGVFRHCENDFVNDIMTRLDNRRIMKRVEKIRLDNFKYPEKMYKIDQSTLRKAEEEIGEDYDIDPNYVYINIAAYPRFDEMKTQVSVDGKLYPLTEISNIIGALSKARFNIPDISVYVDESEKSKFDKFKLENYLDLPEIDREKFHGIHYDQIKLF; encoded by the coding sequence ATGACCGAAAAGAAAAAGTTCATTAGAGACAGTGTCTATGGAGATATTAGCCTAAACAAGTTCGAAGAAAGAATTATGGACATGCCCCAATTTCAACGTTTAAGAAGAATCAAACAGCTGGGTTTGATTAGTCTAATCTATCCCGGAGCAACCCACACACGATTTGAACATTCAGTTGGAACAATGAATTTGGGATCAAAACTTGCAACAGAACTGGATTTATCAAATGATGAGGTCGAATTGATAAGAGCATCTGCCCTGCTGCATGATATTGGACATGGTCCATTTTCACATGTATCAGAAGGAGTTCTGTCAGTTCCTCATGAAGAACTGACCAAATATGTGGTTACAAAAACATCCATGAGAGATTTGCTTGAAGAAAAATTTGACGTCAATAAAATCGTGGACATAGTTAACGGAAAAGGTTATCTCGGACCTATCGTTTCAGGAGAGCTTGATGTAGACAGGATGGATTATCTTTTAAGAGATTCCCACAACACAGGTGTTGCATATGGTGTTATCGATTATGAAAGAATAATATCAAATTTAACTCTTGAAGACGGACTGATATTGGATATTAAAGGTGTTCAGGCTGCTGAAGGAGCATTGGTATCAAGATATTTCATGTATCCAAGTGTATATCAGCACCACACAACAAGAATTGTCAATTCCATGTTTAGAAGAGCATTGAAAACCGTAATTGATGAAGGAATCATTAATGAAAACGACATTTACAAATATGACGATGCAGAAATCATAGGAGTCTTCAGGCACTGTGAAAACGATTTCGTAAATGACATAATGACAAGACTGGACAACAGGCGCATCATGAAAAGAGTGGAAAAAATAAGGCTCGATAATTTTAAATATCCTGAAAAAATGTATAAGATTGATCAAAGCACCCTTAGAAAAGCTGAAGAGGAAATCGGCGAAGATTATGACATCGATCCAAATTATGTATACATCAACATAGCAGCATATCCTCGCTTTGATGAGATGAAAACCCAGGTAAGTGTGGACGGCAAATTATATCCATTAACTGAAATTTCAAACATTATAGGAGCGTTGAGCAAAGCCAGATTCAATATCCCAGATATTAGCGTTTATGTTGATGAAAGTGAAAAATCCAAATTTGATAAATTTAAACTTGAAAATTATCTTGATTTGCCTGAAATTGACAGAGAAAAATTCCACGGCATTCATTATGACCAAATTAAACTATTCTAG
- a CDS encoding ammonium transporter has product MVMFDTGDTAWVLTCTLLVLIMSIPAVAFFYGGLSKRKNVLNTIFLTFIAFSIVSVVWVIFGYQFAFGDDINGLIGAPANFFLQGIGLEDLTGTIPTLLFVMFQCAFAGITCAIMSGALVGRMKTKAWVIFITIWICLVYVPVAHWVWGGGWLMQMGALDFAGGAVVHINSGISALAVALVLGKRKDISLIPHNLGYAVLGAALLWFGWMGFNGGSGLAADGLAANAIIVSNVAAATGLIVWTIIDTYFVGKPTVLGAISGAVAGLVGITPAAGFVDVFGALIIGAVAPIVSYFAVYWLKPKLGYDDALDVWGIHGMSGVWGAIATGIFAVPAVGGVAGLIAGNPNQVLIQIISVIATIVYSFTVSYVLAKILDKSMNGIRVDEGAEIGGLDSNLHKESAYNLN; this is encoded by the coding sequence ATGGTTATGTTTGACACTGGTGATACTGCATGGGTTCTTACTTGTACACTGCTCGTACTGATAATGAGTATACCTGCAGTAGCATTTTTTTATGGAGGATTAAGTAAAAGAAAGAACGTTTTAAATACAATTTTTTTAACATTTATAGCATTTTCAATTGTTAGTGTAGTTTGGGTAATATTCGGATACCAGTTTGCATTTGGAGATGACATAAATGGATTGATAGGCGCACCCGCCAATTTCTTTTTGCAGGGAATTGGTCTGGAGGATCTCACAGGTACAATACCAACATTGCTGTTTGTAATGTTTCAGTGTGCATTTGCAGGTATAACCTGTGCAATTATGTCCGGAGCTTTAGTTGGAAGGATGAAAACAAAAGCATGGGTAATATTTATTACAATCTGGATTTGCCTTGTATATGTCCCAGTTGCCCATTGGGTATGGGGCGGAGGATGGCTCATGCAAATGGGTGCACTTGATTTTGCAGGCGGTGCAGTAGTTCATATCAATTCAGGTATTTCTGCATTGGCTGTAGCATTAGTATTAGGTAAAAGGAAAGATATCTCCTTAATTCCACACAATCTAGGTTATGCTGTTTTAGGAGCAGCACTTCTATGGTTCGGATGGATGGGATTCAATGGAGGGTCAGGTCTTGCAGCAGACGGATTGGCCGCAAACGCTATAATTGTTTCAAATGTGGCTGCAGCAACAGGTCTTATAGTATGGACAATCATCGATACATATTTTGTTGGAAAACCAACAGTCCTTGGTGCAATTTCTGGTGCAGTAGCAGGTTTGGTAGGAATTACTCCTGCAGCAGGTTTTGTTGATGTATTCGGTGCTTTAATAATAGGTGCGGTTGCTCCAATTGTTTCATACTTTGCAGTTTACTGGTTAAAACCTAAACTAGGATATGACGATGCCTTAGATGTATGGGGTATACATGGTATGTCAGGAGTTTGGGGAGCAATTGCAACAGGAATATTTGCTGTTCCGGCCGTTGGCGGTGTTGCAGGATTAATTGCAGGTAATCCTAATCAGGTTTTAATTCAGATAATAAGCGTAATTGCAACTATTGTTTATTCATTTACTGTCAGTTATGTGCTGGCTAAAATACTAGATAAATCAATGAACGGTATAAGAGTAGACGAAGGTGCAGAAATTGGAGGCCTCGATTCCAATCTCCACAAGGAATCTGCATACAACTTAAATTAA
- a CDS encoding P-II family nitrogen regulator translates to MKSIVAIVRQEKLNDVKNALLDVGCEGMNVTEVKGRGSQRGIRESYRGSSYCIDLIPKTRIEVIVKDEGVDLIVDAIKKGAYTGNIGDGKIFIYPLENVIRIRTGEEGDKAI, encoded by the coding sequence ATGAAAAGTATTGTTGCGATTGTAAGACAGGAAAAACTGAATGATGTTAAAAATGCCCTTCTGGATGTAGGATGCGAAGGAATGAACGTAACTGAAGTAAAAGGAAGGGGAAGTCAAAGAGGTATAAGGGAATCTTACAGAGGTTCCAGCTATTGTATTGATCTGATTCCAAAAACTCGTATTGAAGTAATTGTCAAGGACGAAGGTGTAGATTTAATTGTTGATGCAATTAAAAAAGGTGCTTATACTGGTAATATTGGGGATGGAAAAATATTCATATATCCTCTTGAAAATGTTATCAGAATCAGAACAGGTGAAGAAGGTGATAAGGCGATTTAG
- a CDS encoding S24/S26 family peptidase yields the protein MAKKIILALIILILSASLFLMFFVNDNVNVYIDGENVTVSTQSLSHKNTEQLNEEICNLTLNVMNDTKANITTLKNGIKSICIDYGLENMEINIDSSIGKNQIPVIVQVEGTSMLPTLQDGQTAFINKTHNIHVGDIVVAESDEYGGIIKRVGDIKGDSVYLISDNKDVSYEYINGSLYEIKGITTWVDISDINGVVIEY from the coding sequence ATGGCTAAAAAGATTATTTTAGCTTTAATTATACTTATTTTATCAGCTTCATTATTTCTGATGTTTTTTGTAAACGATAATGTTAATGTCTATATTGACGGTGAAAATGTTACTGTAAGCACTCAATCACTTTCACATAAAAATACAGAGCAGTTAAATGAGGAAATATGCAATCTAACTCTTAATGTGATGAATGACACAAAAGCCAATATTACTACATTAAAAAACGGAATAAAAAGCATTTGCATTGATTATGGTCTTGAAAACATGGAAATTAACATTGATTCAAGCATCGGTAAAAATCAAATACCAGTAATAGTTCAAGTAGAGGGAACATCAATGCTTCCGACACTGCAGGACGGACAGACTGCATTTATAAATAAAACCCATAACATCCACGTTGGAGACATAGTCGTTGCGGAATCTGATGAATACGGAGGTATCATCAAGAGGGTTGGTGACATTAAAGGTGATTCAGTATATCTTATAAGCGACAACAAGGATGTTTCTTATGAATACATCAACGGCAGTTTATATGAAATCAAAGGAATAACCACATGGGTTGATATATCAGACATTAACGGTGTTGTTATCGAATATTAA
- the aroD gene encoding type I 3-dehydroquinate dehydratase yields MYSQTKIAIPIFQKNCKDVIEVARDCIDKGADVLEFRIDALKNPEISEIKHTIEEINFPMIATNRISSEGGSFNGTEEERFNILYECCDLADYIDIELQCDDEYINKIHDTGVKTIVSYHDFEKTPDLNEILYIVEKEQELGDIAKVAFMPQDLEDTLTILAVLSHCENTIAISMGDLGSYTRVMASKFDSPITFAAGTDVTAPGQIDIETMKALLNMDLNIMDE; encoded by the coding sequence ATGTATTCACAAACTAAAATTGCAATTCCAATTTTTCAAAAAAATTGCAAAGACGTTATTGAAGTAGCTAGAGACTGTATTGATAAAGGCGCTGACGTGTTGGAATTTAGAATAGACGCCCTGAAGAATCCTGAAATTTCAGAAATTAAACATACTATAGAAGAAATCAACTTTCCGATGATAGCTACCAATAGAATCAGTTCCGAAGGAGGATCTTTTAACGGAACCGAAGAGGAAAGGTTCAACATATTATATGAATGCTGTGATTTAGCGGATTATATTGACATTGAACTTCAATGTGATGATGAATACATAAATAAAATCCATGATACCGGTGTAAAAACAATTGTTTCATATCATGATTTTGAAAAAACACCCGATTTAAATGAAATCCTGTATATTGTTGAAAAAGAGCAAGAACTTGGAGACATTGCTAAAGTCGCTTTTATGCCTCAGGATTTGGAAGATACATTAACCATATTGGCAGTTCTTTCACATTGTGAAAACACAATTGCCATTTCAATGGGAGATTTGGGAAGCTATACTCGAGTTATGGCATCTAAATTTGATTCACCAATTACTTTTGCAGCCGGAACCGATGTAACAGCTCCAGGCCAGATTGACATTGAAACCATGAAAGCGCTTCTCAACATGGACCTAAATATCATGGATGAGTGA